The Treponema phagedenis DNA segment AAAAAGGTAATCTCTTTTAAAAAGCTATAAAATTCCATATACCACAAAACAAAAGCACCAAACAACACCACACCATTCTGTAAAATAAATTACAACATCGTCTATTTAATATTTTATACTGAAGTTAGTGTCCATTCTTTCCCAATTATTGAAACTTATCCGATTTCAATATATAATAGCCATATCATAGTTGCAAATATAAAAAATATTTTCCTAAGTTTTTTATTGAAAACATAAAAGGAGTAATACTAATAAACATGGATATACAAATAAAAGACAAAAAAATTTTTGCACCATTAAAAAATAAATGGCTCATGCTGCAACCTGAAGAAGAGGTCAGACAAAAATATATTTGTCGGTTGGTGAATAATTACGGATTTTCACTTGAACAGATGGAACAAGAGGTGCAAGTAACAAACTCGCAGCGCGGACAAGGGAGGGCACGTGCGGATATTGTAGTATGGAGAAATACTGACGATAAGGTCAATTCAAGATCTCCAATCATTATTGTAGAGTGCAAGGCTGAATCAATAACCATTCACGAAGAAGATTATTTTCAAGGCTATAATTATGCATCTTGGGCGGGTGCAGAGTTTTTTGTTACTACCAATCTAAAAGAAACACGTATTTTTAAAGTTATCAAAGGAGAAATTCCTCAACGACTTGAGGAAATTATTGATATCCCCAACGCCAAACAAGCTAACAACCAAAAGGAAATAGACAAATTACTAAACCAAACTAAGGCTTTTACGCGTGACGAATTTTCCAAATTGCTTTTCAAATGTCACAATATTATTAGAAACAATGATAAGCTTTCTCCTGAAGCCGCTTTCGATGAAATCAGTAAAGTGCTATTTATAAAAATACGCTATGAACGTCAAAATAATGAAGGACAAATTTTCTCATATGATAGATTTGTAGACAATCGCAAAAACTATGACATACTTAATAGAGAAATGGGCGTAACAAATGCAACCCCTTTCTACCAAAACCTATTTGAAAAAACAAAACAAGAATTCGCTAATGACAAGCTTTTTGATGATAATGCAAAAATAGAAATTCGCGAAAATAGTTTTGAACAAATTGTAAAAGAGTTGCAAATTTACAATCTTTCTACGACTTCGGATGATGTAAAAGGAATTGCATTTGAACAATTCCTTGGAAAAACATTCCGCGGTGAATTGGGTCAATTTTTTACACCTCGAACAATTGTAAATTTTATGGTCTCGGTACTTGACCCGCAAGAGGGAGAGTATATCTGCGATCCATGTTGCGGGAGCGGAGGCTTTTTAATCAAAGCCTTTGAGTATGTTCGCGAAAAAATCGAAAAAGATATCGTAGCCCAAAAAGAAAAGATAAAAGCCGACTTATATGATGAAAAATATGAAAAAATGTCGGATGATGAGAAAAAACAAATTGATCATAAAATGAGCGAGGTTGCAAATAAGCTAAATGAAGAACTAAACATATTGAATGATAACGGACGGCTTCGATCACTTTCGTACGACTGTATATATGGAACGGACGCTAACCCGCGCATGGCTCGTACTTCAAAAATGAATATGATTATGCACGGCGACGGACACGGAGGCGTACATCATCACGATGGATTACTTAATGTAAACGGAATCTTTGAGAATCGCTTTGATGTTATTTTAACCAATCCGCCTTTCGGAGCACGAGTAGAAAAAGATTTAAAAATTTCTTATGCTGATATGTTTACCGATGAAGAAAAAATTGAAGAATACACAGCACGATACGGTGAAGCATACAAAGAAGCTTTAAAGCAAGTCAATGACAATATAAACAAATCTCTATTAAGTTTATACAAAATAGGTAGTGGGCTTACAGAAGTACTTTTCATTGAGCGATGCTTAAATTTATTGGTACCGGGCGGTCGAATGGGAATTGTATTGCCCGAAGGAGTTTTAAATAATACCAATTTACAAAAAGTTCGCGACTTTGTAGAAAGCAAAGCAAAAATCCTGCTCATAGTTTCTATTCCGCAAGATGTATTTATCGCATCCGGCGCAACAGTAAAACCGAGCCTTTTATTCTTTAAGAAATTCAACGAAGAGGAAGCCAAGCAATATGCCGATATAGAGGAAGATGCAACAAACGAAGTAAACAAAAAATATGCAGATGAGCTTTCTCAAATTGATGCGCAACTTGCAAAACGAGGAAAAGAGGCTCTACCACAAGAAAAGAAAAAAGAATTGAGAACACAACGAAAAAAAATCGAAGGGCAAAAAGCATCCGAGATAAAAGCCATCATCAAAGAACGCTTTGATTATCAAATACCTATTGCGGAAGTTCAAAAAGCAGGTATCAGCACAACAGGAACTGAAATAGAAAACGAACTTATTCCTTTAGCGGAAGAATTTATGAACTATCGGAAAGGAAAAAACTTGTGGAGCGTCCCTATAAAAACAGTCAATTATAATTTAGGAGACGACGGAGCTGTTTACCGTATTCGCATTGCAGACAATGAAACATCAGAGCCTGAAATATTTTACGGAGTAAAAAAGTAAACGTCTATGTCAACTACTGAATTAAAATATTTGCAATTTGTACGATTTAAAGATATAACACAATGGGATTTGAAGCGTTATCTCAATCAATTAATAAAATCAAGATTTCCAATTGTTACCTTAAATGAACATATCAAAGAAGAGAGCACAAAATACAATATAAGTGATCCGCAAACTAATTACGGCATGT contains these protein-coding regions:
- a CDS encoding N-6 DNA methylase; translation: MDIQIKDKKIFAPLKNKWLMLQPEEEVRQKYICRLVNNYGFSLEQMEQEVQVTNSQRGQGRARADIVVWRNTDDKVNSRSPIIIVECKAESITIHEEDYFQGYNYASWAGAEFFVTTNLKETRIFKVIKGEIPQRLEEIIDIPNAKQANNQKEIDKLLNQTKAFTRDEFSKLLFKCHNIIRNNDKLSPEAAFDEISKVLFIKIRYERQNNEGQIFSYDRFVDNRKNYDILNREMGVTNATPFYQNLFEKTKQEFANDKLFDDNAKIEIRENSFEQIVKELQIYNLSTTSDDVKGIAFEQFLGKTFRGELGQFFTPRTIVNFMVSVLDPQEGEYICDPCCGSGGFLIKAFEYVREKIEKDIVAQKEKIKADLYDEKYEKMSDDEKKQIDHKMSEVANKLNEELNILNDNGRLRSLSYDCIYGTDANPRMARTSKMNMIMHGDGHGGVHHHDGLLNVNGIFENRFDVILTNPPFGARVEKDLKISYADMFTDEEKIEEYTARYGEAYKEALKQVNDNINKSLLSLYKIGSGLTEVLFIERCLNLLVPGGRMGIVLPEGVLNNTNLQKVRDFVESKAKILLIVSIPQDVFIASGATVKPSLLFFKKFNEEEAKQYADIEEDATNEVNKKYADELSQIDAQLAKRGKEALPQEKKKELRTQRKKIEGQKASEIKAIIKERFDYQIPIAEVQKAGISTTGTEIENELIPLAEEFMNYRKGKNLWSVPIKTVNYNLGDDGAVYRIRIADNETSEPEIFYGVKK